From a single Mobula birostris isolate sMobBir1 chromosome 13, sMobBir1.hap1, whole genome shotgun sequence genomic region:
- the LOC140208401 gene encoding uncharacterized protein: MAHQQVHTRERPFTCSVCGKGFTLSSHLLTHQQVHTGKKPFTCSECGKRFTQSSDLQRHHRVHTGERPFACSDCGKRFTESSNLLVHQRVHTGEKPFTCSVCGKGFTQSSNLQSHQRVHTGEKPFTCSVCGKGFTLSSTLQSHQRVHTGEKPFTCSDCGKGFTRSSHLQSHQQVHTGEKPFTCSVCGKRFTQSSQLLAHQSVHTGEWPFTCSVCEKRFTWSSDLQSHQRVHTGEKPFTCSECGKRFARSSTLQRHQRVHTGEKPFTCSECGKGFTQSSNLQSHQRVHTGEKPFTCSVCGKRFTQSSKLLAHQSVHNGEWPLL, from the coding sequence AtggcacaccagcaagttcacaccagggagcggccgttcacctgttcagtctgtgggaaaggattcactttgtcatctcacctactgacacaccagcaagttcacactgggaagaagccattcacctgctcagagtgtgggaagagattcactcagtcatctgacctacagaggcaccatcgagttcacactggggagaggccgttcgcttgctcagactgtgggaagagattcactgagtcatccaacctactggtacatcagcgagttcacactggagagaagccatttacctgctcagtctgcgggaagggattcactcagtcatccaacctgcagagtcatcagcgagttcacactggggagaagccgttcacctgctcagtctgtgggaagggattcacactgtCATCCACcctgcagagtcatcagcgagttcacactggggagaagccgttcacctgctcagactgcgggaagggattcactcggtcatcccacctacagagtcatcagcaagttcacacaggggagaagccgttcacctgctcagtctgtgggaagagattcactcagtcatcccaactactggcacaccagtcagttcacactggggagtggccattcacctgctcagtctgtgagaagagattcacttggtcttccgacctacagagtcatcagcgagttcacactggggagaagccattcacctgctcagaatgtgggaagagattcgctcgatcatccaccctacagagacaccagcgagttcacactggggagaagccgttcacctgctcagaatgtgggaaaggattcactcagtcatccaacctacagagtcatcagcgagttcacactggggagaagccgttcacctgctcagtctgtgggaagagattcactcagtcatccaagctactagcacaccagtcagttcacaatggggagtggccattgttatga
- the LOC140208399 gene encoding uncharacterized protein, which translates to MGHQRVHTGERPFTCSDCGKGFTQASKLKVHQRVHTGERPFTCSDCGKGFTQSSHLQAHRSVHTGERPFTCSDCGKGFTNSSDLLVHKSVHTGEWPFTCSDCGKGVTCSSQLKIHQRLHTGERPFTCSDCGKGFTRSSDLLVHKSLHTGERPFTCSDCGKGFTRLSKLKVHQRVHNGERPFACSDCGKGFNRSSQMQAHQSVHTGERPFTCSDCGKGFTSSSQLKVHQQFHTGLRPFTCSDCGKGFTRSSHLQAHRSVHTGEWPFTCSDCGKGVTSSSQLKVHQRVHTGERPFTCSDCAKGFTRSSDLMAHQRVHTGERPFTCLDCGKGFTRLSILKVHQRVHTGERPFICSD; encoded by the coding sequence atgggtcaccagcgagttcacaccggggagcggccgttcacctgctcagattgtgggaagggattcactcaggcatctaaactgaaggtacatcagagagttcacactggagagaggccattcacctgctcagactgcgggaagggattcactcagtcatcccacctacaagcacaccggtcagttcacactggagagcggccattcacctgctcagactgtgggaaaggattcactaatTCATCCGATCTACTGGtgcacaagtcagttcacaccggggagtggccgttcacctgctcagactgtgggaagggagtcacttgctcatcccaactaaagatacatcagagacttcacactggagagaggccgttcacctgctcagactgtgggaaaggattcactcggtcatccgacctactggtacacaagtcacttcacacaggggagaggccgttcacctgctcagactgtgggaaaggattcactcggttatctaaactgaaggtgcatcagagagttcacaatggagagaggccgttcgcctgctcagactgcgggaagggattcaatcgATCATCCCAAAtgcaagcacaccagtcagttcacactggagagaggccgttcacctgctcagactgtgggaagggattcacatcgtcatctcaactgaaggtacatcagcaatttCACACTGGGctgaggccgttcacctgctcagactgtgggaagggattcactcgatcatcccacctacaagcacaccggtcagttcacaccggggagtggccgttcacttgctcagactgtgggaagggagtcACTTCCTCATCCCAActaaaggtacatcagagagttcacactggagagaggccgttcacctgctcagactgtgctaaaggattcactcggtcatccgacctaatggcacaccagcgagttcacaccggggagcggccgttcacctgcttggactgtgggaagggattcactcggttatctatactgaaggtacatcagagagttcacactggagagaggccattcatctgctcagactga